From a region of the Hydrotalea sp. genome:
- the pal gene encoding peptidoglycan-associated lipoprotein Pal: MKKRYLFLHIARLVLLVAGLPLLTSCAKRQVLNASGDKAQTGQVLSVLKANPAGGVQASDAAQQANDNGSANTRVAADIGSDNDNENIPGAPDQSKGYFAYDSSTLDDEAQAVVQQFGQWLIDNTDAKLTIEGHADERGTREYNLALGARRANAAKRLIVAMGVAPNRIKTISYGKERPDDPRSNEQAWSKNRRFVALKLQ; encoded by the coding sequence TGTTGTTGGTGGCTGGTTTGCCGTTGTTGACATCATGCGCCAAGCGCCAGGTATTAAACGCCAGCGGTGATAAGGCGCAAACCGGCCAGGTGTTAAGCGTCCTTAAAGCCAACCCGGCCGGCGGGGTCCAGGCCAGCGATGCCGCGCAACAGGCGAACGATAATGGCAGTGCCAACACAAGGGTGGCCGCCGATATCGGCAGTGATAATGATAATGAAAATATTCCCGGCGCACCCGACCAAAGCAAGGGGTATTTCGCCTATGACAGCAGTACGCTGGATGACGAAGCCCAGGCCGTGGTGCAACAATTTGGTCAATGGCTGATAGATAACACCGATGCAAAATTAACCATCGAGGGCCACGCCGACGAACGCGGCACCCGCGAATATAATTTGGCGTTGGGCGCGCGCCGTGCCAATGCGGCGAAAAGGCTTATTGTCGCCATGGGCGTCGCGCCAAACCGGATAAAAACCATTTCCTATGGCAAGGAAAGACCAGACGACCCGCGTTCGAACGAGCAGGCATGGTCGAAGAATCGCCGTTTCGTTGCTCTAAAATTACAATAA